AAGACTTGGGTGTCGACATTCAGTAATATTAGCAACAAATGGGATTGTTCACTAAAGCCTGCCATTATTTTTACCGATCAAGGTTCGGATTACCGATGTGGCAGTCTTAAATTACTCTGCGCGCAGCTGAATATCCAGCTCATTCATACGCCGGCTGGCGCACCTGAACTAAAGGGCCATGTCGAGCGCGTTATCCAAACAGTCAAAAAAGCCGTTTTCAACGGTATGCCTGGATCCTTATTCAAAAGTGGGACGAGGCGGATCGATTATGACGCCGCCGCTAGAGCTGAATTGTCGATGGAGCAGGTCCTCTGGTTTGTCGTCAAATTCATTGCGGACTACTACATGCCAAAATGGCATGAAGGTATCGAGAACACTCCGAGAGACAGGTGGAACGAACTCGTGGATCGCTACGACGTCGATCTCGCCCCTGATCTCGATCATTTAATTCGACTCGTTTCTGAGCATTGCAAGAGCAAGTTGAACAAGCATGGATTAACATGGCGAAATCTTCATTATGGCGCGAACTCTGCCGCACTACAAAGGTTGTTTGACGCAGCCGGAGAGAACGACGTTCAATATATCGTAAAGATCGACCCGCTTGATGTGGGGCGGGCGTGGTTCCTTCACCCGGATGGACACTGGGTTTTGCTTCAATGCAACGATCCCGACGCGATCGGTCGTACGAAGCATGAGCATCTTGTTGCCAGAGCGAACGTACGCCTCCGTAAGAAGACTTACGAACAGGCGGAGATGGGGGATATTAACAAGGCGCTTGCTGATCTAAAAGCTCCACAGCTCGAGGCAAATCAACGCCGATTCAACGCGAAGCAAGCTCGGCAAAAGGCACGGGTACGCGCGGAACGTATTGATCCACTCGCCAGTGTCAAAGAAGGTATCGACTACGTCGGTGAGTTACAGCCCGAGATTTCTCGTGTGAGAAAAAGAGTAATTAGCAGTTCTGAAAAAAGTAAAGTCAAATCTCTGGCTGTTAAGCCGGCTCACTCAAAAGGCGAGCTCGTGCAGCGCGCCCGGGTACCGACGCCAGCTGCTACCAGAAACAACTTCGGTCCTCGGTTTGAGCTCTCTGCAGCGGGCAGCGAAGCTGATTTTGTCGTTATCGAAATCCAAGGCGGTGACGACGTGTCTATTAACGAAATAATGCAATATGAGGTTGAGGAAAATGTCACATTCTAAATTGACAGAAGACGAGCGCGAAGAGATTCTCGAGCGGGCAGCACACACTTTTTAAAACATATACTAGCATGCCGCTAGTTCTCGAAGAATTTGATGGCTTGCGTGCGGCTAGCAAGAGAGACGACCCTGGGCAGTTCCTTCTACTCTTAGGAGAGTCTCGTGTCGGGAAAACAACAATAGTTAAACAGTTTCTCAGAGAAGAGCGAGATAGGATTCAGTCCGAGACCAACCGTGAAGTGGAATTCGGTGAATACGGTCTAAGATTGGCCGATGGCGAGTATGGCGATGAACGACCCATTGTGTACGTGGAGCACCTGGCGACAGATCCCTAGTAGCCTTCGCAGGCGAACTACTCAGAGCATATGGAGTGCCGGTACCCCGTGCCATCCGGAAACATGAAATTCTTGGCCAGTTACGCACTCAAATGATGGGGCAGAGAACAAAGATACTTATCATTGATGATTTTCAGAACGCAGTTCCCATCAAAAAACGAGACGACGTTATTTGGGAGCTTTCGGAATTAGTAAAAGACTTGTTGGAGCGGACCCGCGTCAAAATGATATTGGCCGGACTGCCGTACGCGGTGCTGCCGCTGGAGCGCAACCCGCAACTCGATGGACGGTGTAGAGCTCGATTGCACATCCGAGCGTTCCCGTGGAGGCGTCCACAGCCGTCAAAGAAGGCCGGCGTGATCTCAATCAATACCTATCAGGCGTATCTGGCGCAGTTTGAGGCGGCAATGCGATTGCCTGAGCCCTCACATCTTTCAGATCCTGACCGTGCCGAGCGGATTCATAAGGCGACCGGAGGGCTTATTGGGAGGACGATGCGTTTACTGGTAAGCGCGCTGGAAATCGGCTTGAGCAAAGGCGCACTGCACATTTCGGACAAACATTTAGAGGTCGCCTATCTCCGAACTCGCTTGGAGGACGACAAATCGAATCCGATCATAGATAGTCTGGACGAGACGGCGTCGGGTTACCGGGCGGCGCTCGTTGGGAAGACGGTAATCAACCGTACGCCCATCAGGCTTTCGAGTGCTGCTTCGGACGAGGGAGAAGTCATATTCTCCAAAGCTGGCGGCAGATCGTGATATCGATCTTTCCAATTCGTCCTCCTCATATATCGGGGGAGTCTGCACTCGGCTATGTTTTAAGACTTGTGGAAGCTAACGGCTACCCGTGGCGCGGCGCTGCAATCGCGGCGCATGGCATCGATCTAGTTGGCTTGGCGCACGGGCGGGGCTTGGGCAGTGTACTGAAGCATGGCAACGTAGAAGAGCATCGTTTGATCGCTTCCACTCCAATGCAATTGGAGTGTGGTCGCTACGCCTTAGGCGGTGAGGTCCTGCAAGCGACCCAGCTGGTGTTCGGGCGAAAACGGTTTTGCTCGGGGTGCTGGGTTGAGGATCGTCGGCGGATGGCTATGGCGGGCGTGGAAGATACGTGGTGTCGGTACCTTCGAGGTTGGTGGGCGGTAGGGGCTGTGGCAGCCTGTCCGATCCACTGTACAAAATTGATCGATTGCTGCAGCAGATGTTCCAGAGCACTCGTGTTCGACCAAGGCGGCTTGACTAGGTGTCGTTGTGATGCCGATCTCGAACAATGTTCTAGCGACGCTTTGGAAAGGCAATCACTCTTAGCTGAGGCCTACCTCGTCGGTCGCCTTGGTGGAGCCGATCATCTGTCGGTTCCTCTTTTGGATCGCCTGCCGCTCGCGGACGTCATCGCGCTGATACCGCGGCTAGGTAGCCTGAAGCTGTTGTCGAGTAATGGCAGCTTTGGCCGTATCCGCACGGCCGATGCCGGTCTTCTGAAAGTCAGAGGCATGGAAGTTGCTATGTCGAATGATGCGGGAGTGGAGTGCTTGCTCGATGCTACTTTAAGAAAGAACGGGCCCGCCGATTCATTGCGGGCACAGCTAGGTGGTTTCTACGAATGGTTTGCGTCGTTGCCGGCGGGAGCTCTGCGAAATTGGCTCTCGGAAAGGGTCGGTGTGACTGTGGGTAGGCGCGGTATTCTATGGACTAATTGGCAGAAGTTCGTATCGGGGAATCCGTCCCCGGATCGAGTGTCGATTGCTGAAGCCGGGGCTATTCTGGATCTAACGGAGCAGGCGACACGTCGCGTACTGACGGCGGTTCACCTCATACCGGATGACTCGCGCTCTAGCATCCGGCCATCTTACGATCGCTCGCACGTCGAGGCTTTGGGCTTGCAACTTCATAGTACGCTCGAAGTGTGTGATGCGGCGGCGCAGCTTGGCACTACCGCAAGATCCTTTCGCCAGCTCGCAGCTGCTGGAATCATCGAGCCCGACCATGTGGCTGCTACGGCTTACGGCAACGCTGCTCGTTTTGCGCCCGATTCCATCGCAGCTATACTTGAGAAGCTCGTTCACGGCGTCCCGGTCCGAGGTACGGCTCCCGGCGGCGCGATCATCTTCGAAAATGCTGCGCGCCAGCTCGGTATCGTTAAGCTTTGTCGGGGCTTGATTGAAGGTACCATCCGCCCTGTTGGTCGTCTATCGGGCCGGAAGTCGCTGGACAAGCTCCTTATATCCAGCAATTCTATCGCGCTGATGAAGTTGAATATAGGAAAAGATTATCTCTGTGCAAAATCTGCTGCAATCTTCCTTTCGCTCCGGGAAAGAGCGTTCGCCGCTTTGGTGTCCGCTGGCCATTTGACGCCGGCGCTCTATGTTTCGCCATACCATATCTTCTGCGTCAACGATCTCGACGAGTTTGCTCGGCGTTATATTAATCATTCGGAATTGGCAGTAAATTTCGGAACGAGTACGAAACAGATACTATCTTCCATTGCGGAAATCGGTATCAGCCCATCTATTGAGTTGTACAGTTCAGATCGCATTGAGGTTCGCTTCTACGAGAGACGTTCCGTTTGCGACTTGAGCCATACTATCTCGGTCAGCTTCAGGAATCAGGCGCTATCGGTTGCACCTCGTCGATCAAGGCGATCCGTCTCGGGAGATCCAAGGAAGTTGTCCGGTCACGCTTCCAGACGAAAAGTGGCAGGGATTGCCGCGGTACCAGCTATTGGCGTCGGCCAGAGGAAGCGGTCTCGCACCAATAATATGACGTAGATCGACAGCCTCGCGCGATCGTGCCAGAGGCATTTGATAAGGTCGCCGCACTCCGTCCGGAACACGCACTGATCGCGAGCGTGCTATTGCGACCAAGCCCGTCCTGCACGGAGAGCGCCAAGCTGGCTAGCTCCGCGGAAGATATCGGTGACGCCTGTGGCGATTGAGACCAAAGCAGCCGCCGGGATTGGGGTCGTCGCCTTTCCAGCACGTCGAGAACGCGGGTGAGCGCTGCGGCATCGGCGTCGACGACGACGACACGCCGGCCCCGGTCCAGCACGATCATCACGAGCCCGGCTACCGGAGACACCGAGGTGCGCCGGATCTGTTCCGGTGCCGTCTCTGCCTCAGACACCGCCGCCGGCACGAAGGATGGCCTCGCCTTTGACCGCCTCGCCTCGAACGCCCGCCGCCAGATCAGCAGCAGCGAGCGTGAAATGCTGTGCTGTTGCGCGATGGTTGCACCATCCGCGGCCTCTGCAGCCTGTCGAGCACGATCCGCGGCTTCTCGTATTCCGACCCGCGCGGACGCCGACCGGTCCCGACGGCCGCAAGGCGCTGAGGACCACGTGCACTGTCCGTATGACTGTCCATATGCGCTGTTATAAGCGGCCGTGCATCAGTTCCGCAAGATGGATACCGTTGTAGGGGTACGAATAGGAGGTCGATCTCTGGTTAAAACATCAGATTTAAGAGTATTATCTGTAATATACTTTGCGCCTTTCATGGTTTTGTGATCCCTATTGCGGCCTCAAGAACGGATCTCACGAATACCTTATCCTCCATGCCTCCGAAATTGACCCTGCCTTTACCAAGGATGTCTCTCATGCACTGTACACCATTCGCGACCATTTCGTCGCTCACTAAAAAATTCGAGGCGCCGTCCGCGACGCCAATCTGAGCACTTGGATGGATGGCTACAAGGTCCTGTTTGGCTTTTATTTTTGTTACCAGGTCGTAATAGAAAGGCTCGGGTAACCGCCCCGATTTCCGAAGATATTTATGCATGTTGTTCCGAACGTGGCTTATCATTACGGTCCGGACGTGGTCGAAATCATTTTGTTTGTTTCTGCCGAGTCTTTGACCGAGGAAACCATAGATCGATCGTGTGAACCAGCCTCTTTGGCTCTGCTCTGTCTTCTCCCATAGGCGATCAAGGAAGGTCAGGAAGGACTTTTCGTTTTCAGCAATCACGAAGCCAGCGGCCATAATACCGCCCTGTTGAAAAAGTCCTTTCATATTGTAAGGAGAATGCCTCCCATACACATGGGCGGCACCACATAGTGCAACTAGTCTACTTGCGGCCGCCAATGAGAGTCGATCAAGCAGGTCGGAATGCCGGCGGTCTGCAAAGCCAAGTCTACCGATGAAATAGGATTCCCAGCCACATGAGACTTGTACGG
This window of the Methylobacterium tardum genome carries:
- a CDS encoding integrase catalytic domain-containing protein, producing MPGQAVQIDSTKLPIVVRDYDDGLKYKQVTLTIAIDVATRAILGFYIGLEEGFVAIQETIRMVMLPKTWVSTFSNISNKWDCSLKPAIIFTDQGSDYRCGSLKLLCAQLNIQLIHTPAGAPELKGHVERVIQTVKKAVFNGMPGSLFKSGTRRIDYDAAARAELSMEQVLWFVVKFIADYYMPKWHEGIENTPRDRWNELVDRYDVDLAPDLDHLIRLVSEHCKSKLNKHGLTWRNLHYGANSAALQRLFDAAGENDVQYIVKIDPLDVGRAWFLHPDGHWVLLQCNDPDAIGRTKHEHLVARANVRLRKKTYEQAEMGDINKALADLKAPQLEANQRRFNAKQARQKARVRAERIDPLASVKEGIDYVGELQPEISRVRKRVISSSEKSKVKSLAVKPAHSKGELVQRARVPTPAATRNNFGPRFELSAAGSEADFVVIEIQGGDDVSINEIMQYEVEENVTF
- a CDS encoding TniB family NTP-binding protein — its product is MPLVLEEFDGLRAASKRDDPGQFLLLLGESRVGKTTIVKQFLREERDRIQSETNREVEFGEYGLRLADGEYGDERPIVYVEHLATDP
- a CDS encoding TniQ family protein, translated to MIHLQREPLVLGAHKNNEPAYALVARLAKRNGYESGRLFLIDRGLNEHDVEQGKHVDRIAILAGVDAKSLQNSTLVASHGTATVKGEIIPRGHWQLHRNRYCRQCHEEDSHTNNNLNSFGVIRRIWWDFVHIHRCPIHQTILEPIKQRIPRTKYANHRAVQVSCGWESYFIGRLGFADRRHSDLLDRLSLAAASRLVALCGAAHVYGRHSPYNMKGLFQQGGIMAAGFVIAENEKSFLTFLDRLWEKTEQSQRGWFTRSIYGFLGQRLGRNKQNDFDHVRTVMISHVRNNMHKYLRKSGRLPEPFYYDLVTKIKAKQDLVAIHPSAQIGVADGASNFLVSDEMVANGVQCMRDILGKGRVNFGGMEDKVFVRSVLEAAIGITKP